The DNA window GCCACCCCGCGCAGCTCCACGCCGACGTTGCGGAGCACGATCATCTCATACTTGAGGTTCTGCCCGATCTTCGCCACCTGGTCGTTCTCAAAGAACGGACGCAGAATCTCCAGCGCCCCCTCCGGATCCAGTTGCGGATCGCCCTGCGGCGCCCGGACCGGCGCGTAATACGCCTGGCCCGGTTTCCAGGCGAACGAGTAGCCGACAATCTCGGCCCACCGCGGCATGGGGGAAGTCGTTTCCGTATCGATCGCGACATGCTTCTGCTGCTGCATTTCCTGCACCAGCGACTGCAGCTGCTCCAGGCTGGTCACCGTTTGATAGTCGGTCGTCCATTCGACTGTCGGTGGTTCCACCGTGGTGGCGAAGTTCAACGCGCCGATCCGTTCGCCCAGGCGACGAAAGCCGTGGGTCTGGCACAGGTCCAGCGCCTGCTTCCGGTCGAAAGGACGAATGCGGCATGCTTCCCAGTCGATCTCGATCGGCGCATTCCGGTCCAGTTCCACCAGACGACGGCTCATCTCGGCCGCCTGGCGGCCGTTCATCAGGTTCTCCCGCCGTTTGGCGCCGGAGACTTCGCTGGCATGGTCCAGCACGCCGTCAAGCGTGTCGTACTTCTCCAGCAGCTCCTTGGCGATCTTCGGGCCGATCAACGCAATCCCGGGAACATTGTCAACCGAATCGCCGACCAGCGCCTGGAAGTCGACGACCTGGTCCGGCCGCACACCCCAGTCCTTGAGCAGCGCATCGGCGTCGTAGAACTGATTCTTCCGGATGTTGTAGATCTTCACCCGATCACTGATCAGTTGCCGGCAATCCTTGTCGCTGGAAACCACCACGCACGTACCGCCCAGCTTTTCTGTCCGGTCGGCGATCGTCGCCAGCAGGTCGTCGGCCTCGTACCGCGGCAGATCCAGAATCGCCACATCCATCGCCATCAGCAGCTTGCGGATCTCGCCAATCTGCGGCCGCAAGTCGTCGGGCATCGGATCCCGGGTCCCTTTGTATTCCGGGTAAAACTCGTGGCGAAACGTGTCGTCGGAATGGTCGAATGCACAGATCAAAAAGTCGGGCTTGTGGTTCTCCAGCAGGTCCAGCACGTCCCGGGTAAAGCCGTTGACCGCGCCCACCGGTTGCCCGGAAGGGCTGCTCATTGGCGGCAAGGCGTGGAACACCTGGTAAATCAGCGAGTGCGAATCGATGACATAAACAGTACGGCCCTCAAGCGACGTCACTTGCCCCTGGGCGTCGACCGGCAAAGGCGCCTGCTCCCGCTCGGCTGCCGGTTCGGCGGCTTCTGGCGGCTGAGGCTTCTCGAATTCTTCAAACCCAGCTAAGCGACCTTGGGAGTCGGCCATCGTGATCCTCTTGGAAAGAGCGGAATCAGTTGCGCGCACGCCATCGTAGGATGCCTCGCCCAGACCGGCAACCGGTCGCGACCGCCGCGCAACGAACGGGCGGCAGGTTCGCCCCGTTTTGCCGTTCCAGTCGTTTTAACTGCTATTTCCCAACCCCTGCCATCAGGCAATCCTTTAGTACCATGCCTGACGGTCATGCATCGGGGAATCCTGTCCGATTGTACCGGTAGTGCGAACCAGGACGGTTCTCCCAGCACCTCGATTTCAACTACTATCGCGACACGCGCGACTTCAGCGTGATGACCATCAACGCCGGGGCCAAACTGCCTAACGACTTTGAATATTTCCAGCTGCTCAACCTGTTCGGCACGACCGGCCAGTCGCCTTCCAATGGAGACTGGACCGGATTTTTCACGGAGATCAACCTGCGGCGACCCATCGCCAAGGACAACCCGTACCTGAGCCACCTGGATTGGACGGGCCAACTGGCCGACGGCAGCAGTCCCAGCGATGTGCTGCGACTGGGAGTGCGCTGGCGGTTGCACGACACCCCAGGTCTGTTAGAAAATTTCTTTACCGACGTCCTGAAACTCCGTTATGCGGTCAGCTTTCATGTGCTGGAAACCGATGGCAGCGGAGGGCAGCTGGAACACGTTTATCGCCGCGAATTTAGCGAGGGACGCTTTTACATTGCGGGATTTATCGATCACAACATTAATGAGGGCGGGTTTGAGTCCACCTGGGTCACGGAGCACCAGGCCGGCGTCCGTCTCCATGGGCCGTTGTACGCCGTGGCCGAGTTTCGCTACACCGATTTTGAGTTGCCTGGCTTTCGGTCCGGCTGGGGATTCGGGCTCGAATACATCATCCGGTTCCGCTGACCTCGCCAACCATGTCCTACACTTGCGTTGCCAGGCCCGCTCTTTGGGTTGGTTGCGCACTTAATTCGCCTCCAGACGATCCTCGACAGAATCCGCTGCGGCCCCTTTGATCCCTGTCACCCTTTGCCATCGCCCAGGCGTCCCATCGACGCCTGGGGCCCTCCCTGCAGCCTGCCTCCCATGACCAACCTGCGGCAAATCGAACGCGAAAAGCTGGAACAAGCGGGCACCGTCCACTGGTTCCACTGGCTGATCGTCGGTCTGTCGCTGTGCTGCACCCTGTTCGCCTGGTACTACTCCAAGAGCCAGCTGAACGAAAAGATCGAGTCTCGTTTCGAACGGGAGGCCGACCAGGCCGTCGAACTGGTGCGGGAAAGAATGCAACGCTACGAAGACGCGCTATGGGGCGGCGTGGCCTATTTCGAAACCACGCAACAGGAAATCGAGCTCCCGCACTGGAAGAAGTATGTCGACAGCCTGAAGTTGATGGATAAATACCCCGGCGTCAACGGCATGGGCGTGATCCATCGCATTCAAGCAGACCAGTTGCCGGCCTATCTGGAGAAGCAGCGCCGCTGGCTGCCCGAATATCGCATCCACCCGGATCGGGAAGCTGCCGGCGCCTACTGGCCCATCAGCTTTATTGTGCCGGTTGACAGCAACGACAAAGCGATCGGCCTCGATATGGCCCACGAAACCAACCGTTTTTCCGCCGCGCAACGGGCCCGCGATACGGGCAAAGCGCAAATCACCGCCCCGATTACCCTGGTGCAGGATGAAGGCCAGACCCCTGGATTCCTGTTCTTTGCCCCCTTTTACCAGGGCGAACGACCGTCCGGCGTGGAAGAGCGCAGCGCCAGGTTCCAGGGCATGGTGTACGCCCCGTTTGTGGTGAAGGAACTGGCCGACGGCACGCTGGAAAAAGAGAAACGGCACCTGGGCATTCGTATCACCGACGGCGAACAGGTTCTGCTCGACGAGCATCACGCGGACGAAAGCGACTACGACCCGCATCCGTTGTTCACCAAAATGGTCCAGGTGCCAATGTACGGACGCACCTGGACATTCGACATCTGGAGTTCACGGTCGTTCCGCGAGGCGGCCAGTTCCAGCGAGCCCTGGACGATCCTCATCGGCGGCCTGGTGCTGGACGGCCTGCTGGCGGGGCTGTTTGTCATGATCTCCCGCGCCTCACGGCAGGCCCTGGTCTATGCCGAGGGAATGACGCACGAGCTGGAACAGCAAAAGCTCGACCTGACCCGCAGCAACGCCGAACTGGAACAGTTCGCTTATGTCGCTTCGCACGATCTGCAGCAGCCCTTGCGGGCGGTCGCCTCTTGCTGCCAGGTGCTGCTCGACGATCACCGCGACAAACTCGACGATGACGGCAAAAAGTGGCTCGACATGGCGATCGACGGCTCCACGCGCATGAAAGTGCTGGTGCAGGATCTGCTGGCCTTATCGCGCATTGGCACCCATGGCAAAACCCTGCAGACGGTCGACACCCAGGGAGCGGCCGAAGAAGCGGTCAGCAACCTGCGTCTGGAAATCAGCGAAAAAGAGGGGGACATCCGCCTGGATCCGCTGCCGCTCGTCCAAGGCGACTCCGGCCAGCTCGTCCAGCTGTTCCAGAATCTCATCGAGAACGGCGTCAAATACTCGGGCAAGGAAAAGCCCCTTGTCACCGTCGGAGCACGCCGCCAGGGGAAAGAATGGCTGTTTTCCGTTTCCGACAACGGAATCGGGATCGCGGAGCAGTATCGCGAACGGATCTTCGTCATCTTCCAGCGACTCCATCGCCGCGACGAGTACTCCGGATCCGGCATCGGACTGGCGATCTGCAAAAAGATCGTCGAACGCCACCGAGGCCGGATCTGGGTGGAATCCAAGCTGGGCGGCGGAAGTACGTTCTATTTCACCCTGCCCGCCGCGGATCAGCCGCTGGACCGCACGCAGAACGCAACCGATCGCCAACTTACCTAGGACATCCGCCATGCCTCCATTTGAAATCCTGCTGGTCGATGACGATCCGATCGATGTGGAGCTGACCCGCCGCGCGCTCAAAAAAGAAGCGACCGAAAAAACGGTCCATGTCGCTAACGACGGTCTTGAAGCGATGGAATTCCTCCGTCGGCAGGGCCGTTTCGCTGACGCGCCGCAGCCCGATCTGGTGCTGCTTGACCTGAACATGCCGCGCATGAACGGCTACGAAGTCCTTGATGCGATGAAATCCGACCCCGGCCTGCAGCATATTCCGGTGGTCGTGCTGACCACGTCGGAAGCAGAAACCGACATTATGCGGAGCTACTCCCAGCACGCCAACAGCTACGTCGCCAAACCCGTCGATCTGGAGCAGTTCCACTCCGTACTGAAGATCCTGACCAACTACTGGTTCCACGCGGTAAAGCTTCCGCCCCGGTCCAGCTCTTCGCTCGACGACAATCGCTGACCACGCGTTTTACCACGCGTTTGAAAACGCTTAAACGAACCGTAGCAACGCATAACGCTTCTTGCCGCTGCGCAGCACCAGGATCGTTTCGCTGGCCAGATGCTCGGCCGTGAGCCGCGTATCGAGACGATCTTGCCGGCGGTTGTTCACATAGGCGCCGCCCTGCTCAATGGTGCGACGAGCGTCCCCTTTGCTCTTGGCCAGTCCGGCCTCCACCAGCGCGTCGATCAGCGGCAAGCCTTCGCCGGACAGCAGGTCGCGCTGAAGCGATTGGCTGGGGGCGTCGGCAAAGATCGCCCCCAGGGAGGAATCTTCCAGCCCTTCAATCTCACCGCCAAAGAAAATCTGGCTCGCCTTGAGCGCGCCCTGCAGGCCCTGTTCGCCATGGACCAGACGGGTGATTTCCTCGGCCAGGCGCTTCTGGCTGGCGCGTTCGCCCGGGTTGCTGGCCCGGGATTCGTCCAGGGCGGTGATCTCCTCGTGGTCCAGTTCCGTCAGGAACCGCAGGCACTTGCCGGCGTCTTCGTCGTCGACATTGACCCAGTACTGGTAGAACTTGTAAGGGATCGTTTTCTCGGCCGACAGCCAGACCGTGCCTTCCTCTGTTTTCCCCATTTTGCTGCCGTCTTTTTTGGTCAGCAAGGGACACGTCATGCCGTACAGTTGCACGCTGTGCATCCGCCGGGCCAGGTCGATGCCGGCCGTAATGTTCCCCCATTGATCACTGCCCCCCAACTGCAGATCGCAACCGTGCTGCTGGTGCAGGTGCACAAAGTCGTACGCCTGGAGCAGCATATAGCTGAACTCGGTGTAGCTGATGCCGGCGTCGGATTCCAGCCGGTTCTTGATGGAGTCTTTCGCCCGCATCACATTCACCGGCGCATGCTTGCCGATATCGCGCAGAAACTCGAGGAAGCTGAAATTACGCATCCAGTCGAAGTTGTTCACCATGACGGCGCTCTGGTCGCCTTCAAAGTCCAGGAAGCGGTGCATCTGCTCCTGCAGGCTGGCGACGTTATGCTCCAGGATCTCGACCGACAGCAGGTTCCGTTCCGCACTTTTGCCGGAAGGGTCGCCGATCATCCCCGTCGCCCCGCCGACCAGAGCGATCGGGCGATGGCCCGCTTTCTGAAACCGCCGCAGGTATAGCAGCGGAATCAGGCTGCCCACATGCAAGCTATCAGCAGTCGGATCAAAACCGGCGTACACGGTCCGCGAGCCGCTGGCCAGCCACTGGGCCATGTTGGCGTCGTCGGTCGTCTGGTGGATCAAACCACGCCATTGCAGGTCGGCAAAAAGATCGTTCATGGAACTCATCAGGCAAGCGGAGAAAAAGTAAGCAGGCTTTGCCGGCTATTCAACCGTAAACCACGCTTCCTGGCAAGCGTCGCCAGGCGAACCGTCCAAAACCAGACACGCACCACGATCGCCGGGTTCATTGTGTCGTCGAGGACCTGGCGAGGCCAGCATTCGCCCCGTACGAGCAACGTTCTCGCAACCGTCCCCCGCCACGACTCCGCCTGCGTCCCGATACAAAAAAAGCTCCGTCCCGTCAGGCTAAATGCTTGACAGGCGGAGCGTTAGATTCTGGACGACCTGCTTCCCGGCAAACGGAAAATCAGCCGATGCCGTACGACTTAAAACAACTCGTCGATCACATCGCCGTGGTCGATGGCGATGATCGGCCGGCCAGCCATGTCGTTAAAGTGCAAGTTGGGATCGACGCCCAGCACCTTGAACACGGTGTGATGCAGGTCGCCCGGTCGTAGCGGCCGATCGAGCGGCGTTTCGCCCAGGCGATTGGTCGAGCCCACGACCTGGCCGCCCTGGATGCCGCCGCCGGCGACAAGCACCGACATGGCGTTCCCCCAGTGATCACGGCCGGGCGTGCCTTTACTCAGCGGCGGTCCGCCGTTGCCGCCGTCGTTCATTTTGGGCGTGCGGCCGAATTCGCTCATCACAATGACCATGGTCGAATCGAGCCGACCGCGATCTTCCAGATCGGTAATCAACGCGCTGACAATCTGATCCACTTGCGGCAGCGTGGTGTGCATGCGGCCTTCGTGGTTCCAGTGGCTGTCCCAGCCGCCGAAGTGGCACGTGACAAAAGTCGAACCGGCCTCCACCAGACGCCGTGCAAGCAGCGCCGACTGGCCCCAGGAGTGGCGACCGTAGCGATCGCGCATCTTGTCGTCTTCGGCGGCAATATCAAACGCTTTCTGGGCCCGATCGTCGGTCACCATGTGGTAGGCCTGGCGATCGAATTCGTCGATCGCATCGAGCGAACCGCGGTTGTCCACATCCCGACGGAGTTTGTCGAACTGGTTCAGCAGGTTGCGACGATCGGCCAGGCGATCGATCGTGACGCTGCTATCCAGGCTGAGGTTTTTGACCCGGAAATTATCGCGACTGGGATCGGAGCCCACGTCGAACGGATCGTTCTCGGCGCCCAGGTAATGGCCGCCGAAAAATCCAGGACGCAGGCCAATGCTCATGGCGCTGGGGATGGCCACGTTGGCCGGCAAGCCGGTCTGGCGGGAGCCGAGCACTTTGGTGGCGATGGCGCCAAAGAACGGGAACTTGGCGGTGCGGTCGGCGCCGCTGGCTCCCCCGCGACCGGTCAGCATGTGATGGCCGCCGGCGAAGTGGTCGCCGTTGTTGTGATGCATCGAGCGGAGGATCGAAAACTTGTCCGCAATCTTCGCCTGCAGCGGGAACATTTCCGAAATCTGCGTACCCGGCACATTCGTCGACTGGGCGCCCCAGATGCCGCGATACTCAGGCGGGGCGGTCGGTTTGGGATCATACGTATCGTGCTGGCTCACGCCGCCATCCAGCCACAGCAGAATGACCGACGTATCTTTTGAGCTGGCGCCGCCTTCTTTCGCAGCCGCCTTGGCGCGAAGCAGCGAGGAGAGGCCCACAGAGCCCAGACCGGCCATGCCGAT is part of the Lignipirellula cremea genome and encodes:
- the tyrS gene encoding tyrosine--tRNA ligase, which codes for MNDLFADLQWRGLIHQTTDDANMAQWLASGSRTVYAGFDPTADSLHVGSLIPLLYLRRFQKAGHRPIALVGGATGMIGDPSGKSAERNLLSVEILEHNVASLQEQMHRFLDFEGDQSAVMVNNFDWMRNFSFLEFLRDIGKHAPVNVMRAKDSIKNRLESDAGISYTEFSYMLLQAYDFVHLHQQHGCDLQLGGSDQWGNITAGIDLARRMHSVQLYGMTCPLLTKKDGSKMGKTEEGTVWLSAEKTIPYKFYQYWVNVDDEDAGKCLRFLTELDHEEITALDESRASNPGERASQKRLAEEITRLVHGEQGLQGALKASQIFFGGEIEGLEDSSLGAIFADAPSQSLQRDLLSGEGLPLIDALVEAGLAKSKGDARRTIEQGGAYVNNRRQDRLDTRLTAEHLASETILVLRSGKKRYALLRFV
- a CDS encoding response regulator: MPPFEILLVDDDPIDVELTRRALKKEATEKTVHVANDGLEAMEFLRRQGRFADAPQPDLVLLDLNMPRMNGYEVLDAMKSDPGLQHIPVVVLTTSEAETDIMRSYSQHANSYVAKPVDLEQFHSVLKILTNYWFHAVKLPPRSSSSLDDNR
- a CDS encoding DUF1501 domain-containing protein, which produces MLTIPAGKTSRYCDGRSRRDFLQIGMAGLGSVGLSSLLRAKAAAKEGGASSKDTSVILLWLDGGVSQHDTYDPKPTAPPEYRGIWGAQSTNVPGTQISEMFPLQAKIADKFSILRSMHHNNGDHFAGGHHMLTGRGGASGADRTAKFPFFGAIATKVLGSRQTGLPANVAIPSAMSIGLRPGFFGGHYLGAENDPFDVGSDPSRDNFRVKNLSLDSSVTIDRLADRRNLLNQFDKLRRDVDNRGSLDAIDEFDRQAYHMVTDDRAQKAFDIAAEDDKMRDRYGRHSWGQSALLARRLVEAGSTFVTCHFGGWDSHWNHEGRMHTTLPQVDQIVSALITDLEDRGRLDSTMVIVMSEFGRTPKMNDGGNGGPPLSKGTPGRDHWGNAMSVLVAGGGIQGGQVVGSTNRLGETPLDRPLRPGDLHHTVFKVLGVDPNLHFNDMAGRPIIAIDHGDVIDELF
- a CDS encoding sensor histidine kinase translates to MTNLRQIEREKLEQAGTVHWFHWLIVGLSLCCTLFAWYYSKSQLNEKIESRFEREADQAVELVRERMQRYEDALWGGVAYFETTQQEIELPHWKKYVDSLKLMDKYPGVNGMGVIHRIQADQLPAYLEKQRRWLPEYRIHPDREAAGAYWPISFIVPVDSNDKAIGLDMAHETNRFSAAQRARDTGKAQITAPITLVQDEGQTPGFLFFAPFYQGERPSGVEERSARFQGMVYAPFVVKELADGTLEKEKRHLGIRITDGEQVLLDEHHADESDYDPHPLFTKMVQVPMYGRTWTFDIWSSRSFREAASSSEPWTILIGGLVLDGLLAGLFVMISRASRQALVYAEGMTHELEQQKLDLTRSNAELEQFAYVASHDLQQPLRAVASCCQVLLDDHRDKLDDDGKKWLDMAIDGSTRMKVLVQDLLALSRIGTHGKTLQTVDTQGAAEEAVSNLRLEISEKEGDIRLDPLPLVQGDSGQLVQLFQNLIENGVKYSGKEKPLVTVGARRQGKEWLFSVSDNGIGIAEQYRERIFVIFQRLHRRDEYSGSGIGLAICKKIVERHRGRIWVESKLGGGSTFYFTLPAADQPLDRTQNATDRQLT